CGGCCGGAACCACGGCCGGGGCCGCCTGCTGGAGAATATCCAAGAACAACTCTTCCTGGAGCGGCCCTTGCGTCAGCAGAATGGACTCCTTTCGGATCTCGCTCACCGTGCCGACCCCTTCCACCTGGTCGCCCACGCGATACGCGGCCTGACGGCGGCCGGTCAGATGCTCCACGACGGCCAAGGATTGCGCGCCGTCTCCGACGACGGTGCCGAGCAACCGGATTTTCTTCACCGCGTCCAGAGCGGCAAGAACGGCGGGCTGTCCCATCGGCCCTCCCATGACCGGGCTGCCAGAAGCGGCCTGCATCGACGGTGGAGGCGGTGCAAACAGGCGGCTGGTTTCGATCTCGCGGGCCAGTTGACGCAGATCCTGAACATGACCGGCCGCGGCAGGCCGGACGATGGAGCTTTCCGTCCCCTCCAACGGCGGCAACAGAGCCTGGGCGACAAAAGCGTTGAGCGTATGGGCAACCAGAAAGGCGGCAATCGCGACAAAGGCGAGCACGACAGCCTGGCGGCTTAAGTTTTTCATAGACCGAAGGATCAGATACCGGGCGCGCAGCCTGTCATGGTAGCGTGATGATCTAGCAAATAGCAAACCAAATACCGGAATTCACGATTTCAGACGGAGCGAGACGCGGTCATGCGATGAGGGTCATCCGTCGGGGCGCTTTTATCGCCAGGGGCAAGGACAATCAGAGCAAGGGCGGCCACCGGAACAGGAGCGGCGGCGTGCTCCGGGCCGATCTTCCAAACACGATTCCTCTGCGCAACTGTCGTTCTGAAGGGTTCCGGATACATGGTCATCGGACGCCATGATTGCGAATTCCGTTTGGCTCCGTCTGCTATGCTTCCCTGTTCGGAATTGTAAATCGCTTTCCTTCACGGACGGCTATGCTAGGTTGAATTCGATCAAGCCATTCGCATCAACCGGACAGGCGGATCATGTACGAAGCGTGTTACGGGCTGACGACCAACCCCTTTGCCCTCCTGCCGGACCCTGACTTTTTCTGGGCCGGCCCGCAACAGCAGAAGGCCTGGTCGATGCTGGAACGAGGACTGCTGAACGGCGCGGGCTTCGTGGTCGTGACCGGCGAACCGGGCACCGGCAAAACCACGTTGCTCCGCAAGTTCCTCGCGGCGCATGCGGACCGGTTCGTCGCCGGCACGATTTCCGTCGGCCCCAACAATACCGCCGAACTGCTTCCTTGGATTCTGCTCGCCTTCGGCCTCGACCGGCAGGCCAGCGACCGAGTCGAATCGTTCCAGACGTTGTCCGGTTTCCTGCGGGATCAAATGGCGCGGGGTCGGCGGGCGCTGCTGGTCGTGGATGAAGCTCAGAACCTGACGGCCCCGCTGATGGAAGAGCTGCGCCTGTTGTCGAATCTGAACGACGGCCAGACCGCGCAGCTTCAGATCCTGCTCTTCGGACAGCCGGACCTTCGCAGCCTGCTCCAACGTCCGGATGCCAGGCACTTTGCACAACGTATCGCGGTGGCCCATCACCTGACGCCCCTCTCCGTTGAAGACACCTCGCAGTACATTCAGCACCGTCTGACCATCGGCGGCGGCCGGCGCAAGCTGTTCACCGACCGGGCCTGCGCCGTGATCTGCCGTATGGCCGGCGGAATCCCTCGGGTCGTGAACCAAGTCTGCGATGCCGCGCTGAGCCGGGCGTCTCTCAAGCCAGCCGCTTACGTGACGAGCCGCCTCCTGATCGAGACAGGCCCCGATCTCATTCACGGCGGCTTGCTCCCCGGACTGAGCGAGGCGGATCCGACCGTCGCCACGGATGACGACGGGCTTTCGGACGAACTGCCGGAGACTGACGGAGTGCCGTCGCCACAGAACAATGAACCCACGGCGGCGGAACGAGCAGAATCGCTGGCTGAACCGCCGGCCGACTCACCGGCGCCCGAAGCGACTCACACCCATCCGGCGCTCGAAGATCCGCAAGCCCTGTATGACGAAGGGATGGTCTTGAAGAAAGAGGGACGCTATCAGGAGGCCATGGACCGGTTTCAACGTCTGACCGGAGATCCCAGCCTGGCGTTGCAGGCCTATGCGCAAATCGGGATCTGTCTACGCGCCTCAGGACGATTGCCGGAGGCCGTCGTGGCCTTCCGCAAGGCCCTGGGCACGCAGGCCGCGCAATTGGACCATCGGACGATCACGCTCCATTATCTTCTGGGCCGTACGCTTGAAGATCTCGAACGCTGGTCGGAA
The DNA window shown above is from Nitrospira tepida and carries:
- the gspC gene encoding type II secretion system protein GspC, whose protein sequence is MKNLSRQAVVLAFVAIAAFLVAHTLNAFVAQALLPPLEGTESSIVRPAAAGHVQDLRQLAREIETSRLFAPPPPSMQAASGSPVMGGPMGQPAVLAALDAVKKIRLLGTVVGDGAQSLAVVEHLTGRRQAAYRVGDQVEGVGTVSEIRKESILLTQGPLQEELFLDILQQAAPAVVPAGAVVAPASMPGPLRRSVDRAELSQMLSDVPKLMTQARAVPHMNEGKVDGFRMDFIMKGSFFEKIGLQAGDVLQRINGVELRDPGMALGLFQQLRNERTVAVDVLRNSQRTTLTYDIRG
- a CDS encoding AAA family ATPase, whose protein sequence is MYEACYGLTTNPFALLPDPDFFWAGPQQQKAWSMLERGLLNGAGFVVVTGEPGTGKTTLLRKFLAAHADRFVAGTISVGPNNTAELLPWILLAFGLDRQASDRVESFQTLSGFLRDQMARGRRALLVVDEAQNLTAPLMEELRLLSNLNDGQTAQLQILLFGQPDLRSLLQRPDARHFAQRIAVAHHLTPLSVEDTSQYIQHRLTIGGGRRKLFTDRACAVICRMAGGIPRVVNQVCDAALSRASLKPAAYVTSRLLIETGPDLIHGGLLPGLSEADPTVATDDDGLSDELPETDGVPSPQNNEPTAAERAESLAEPPADSPAPEATHTHPALEDPQALYDEGMVLKKEGRYQEAMDRFQRLTGDPSLALQAYAQIGICLRASGRLPEAVVAFRKALGTQAAQLDHRTITLHYLLGRTLEDLERWSEATSAYRRTQRLDPNYKDTGARLEHIKQQAEAAARRKAAEGSWMGDAVHTIQRVLGGKS